In Mycolicibacterium mucogenicum DSM 44124, the following are encoded in one genomic region:
- a CDS encoding helix-turn-helix transcriptional regulator, protein MKLPSGAPEAVGTATAVASATAVSDGHTRSAIVQLLLEGAVTATQIGEQLGISAAGVRRHLDALIEAGDAESSAAAAWQHNGRGRPAKRYRLTAAGRAKLGHTYDDLAAAAMRQLREIGGDDAIRTFARRRIDSILSGVTATDDVTATADQVAAALTQAGYATTTTPVTGPIGGVQICQHHCPVSHVAEEFPELCDAEREAFAEVLGTHVQRLATIVNGDCACTTHVPVIPEHAVHSIHPATQEEGVSQ, encoded by the coding sequence GTGAAATTACCGTCCGGAGCTCCCGAAGCTGTCGGCACCGCGACCGCGGTGGCGTCGGCGACGGCTGTTTCCGATGGTCACACCCGTTCGGCCATCGTGCAGTTGCTGCTGGAAGGCGCGGTCACCGCGACCCAGATCGGCGAGCAGCTCGGCATCTCCGCCGCCGGTGTGCGGCGTCATCTCGACGCGCTCATCGAGGCCGGCGACGCCGAATCCAGCGCCGCCGCCGCGTGGCAGCACAACGGCCGCGGCCGCCCCGCCAAGCGCTATCGACTGACGGCCGCCGGGCGCGCCAAGCTCGGCCACACCTACGACGACCTCGCGGCGGCCGCCATGCGCCAGCTGCGCGAGATCGGCGGTGACGACGCCATCCGCACGTTCGCGCGTCGCCGGATCGACTCGATCCTGTCGGGCGTCACCGCCACCGACGACGTCACCGCCACCGCGGACCAGGTGGCCGCGGCACTGACCCAGGCCGGCTACGCCACCACGACGACCCCGGTGACGGGCCCGATCGGCGGGGTGCAGATCTGCCAGCACCACTGCCCGGTATCGCACGTCGCCGAGGAGTTCCCCGAGCTGTGCGACGCCGAGCGCGAAGCGTTCGCCGAGGTCCTGGGTACGCACGTGCAGCGCCTGGCCACCATCGTCAACGGCGATTGTGCGTGTACGACGCACGTCCCCGTCATCCCCGAGCACGCAGTCCACTCGATCCACCCCGCGACCCAAGAAGAAGGAGTGTCGCAATGA
- the mptB gene encoding polyprenol phosphomannose-dependent alpha 1,6 mannosyltransferase MptB encodes MPDRLQHLSTAVAHWHADEPSVGSPLNASEVASLRRTRRFGATGTVLMAIGALGAGARPVVQDPTFGVRLLNLPSRIQTVSLTMTTTGAVMMALAWLMLGRYTLGKRRMSRSQLDQTLLLWALPLLIAPPMYSKDVYSYLAQSQIASIGLDPYRVGPATGLGLGHVFTLTVPSLWRETPAPYGPLFLWIGRGISELTGDNIVAGVLSHRLVVLLGVAATVWATPRLARRCGVAEVSALWLGPCNPLLFMHLIAGIHNEAPMLGLMLAGTEFAMRGIDSGRPLIPRPLHWPRHREDWSAWWPLAMLLTGTVLIAMSSQIKLPSLLALGFVAMALARRLGGTVKAFFQACVPLGTVALAVMALIGWASGLGFGWLFTLGTANVVRSWMSPPTLVALGTGQVGILLGLGDHTTAVLGLTRGIGVFVIGVLVSWLLLSVLRGRLHPLGGLGVAMGATVLLFPVVQPWYLLWAIIPLACWATRPGFRGTTIVVTFVVGVFGPTANGDRFALFQILDATLASTVIVLLLIALTRNRLPWRGLPESDNGDAPGSGAARPDAYAESP; translated from the coding sequence ATGCCCGACCGCCTTCAGCACCTGAGCACGGCCGTCGCGCATTGGCACGCCGACGAGCCGTCCGTCGGCTCCCCGCTCAACGCGTCCGAGGTCGCCTCGCTGCGCCGGACCCGGCGATTCGGCGCCACCGGAACGGTACTCATGGCCATCGGCGCACTCGGTGCCGGCGCCCGGCCCGTCGTGCAAGACCCGACGTTCGGGGTGCGCCTGCTGAACCTGCCGTCGCGCATCCAGACCGTCTCACTGACCATGACCACCACCGGCGCCGTCATGATGGCGCTGGCCTGGCTGATGCTGGGCCGCTACACGCTGGGCAAACGCCGGATGTCGCGCAGCCAGCTGGACCAGACGCTGCTGCTGTGGGCGTTGCCGCTGCTGATCGCGCCGCCGATGTACAGCAAGGACGTCTACTCCTATCTGGCGCAGAGCCAGATCGCGAGCATCGGACTGGACCCGTACCGCGTCGGCCCGGCGACCGGCCTCGGGCTCGGCCACGTCTTCACCCTGACGGTGCCGAGCCTCTGGCGCGAAACACCGGCGCCCTACGGACCGCTGTTCCTGTGGATCGGGCGCGGCATATCGGAGCTCACCGGCGACAACATCGTCGCCGGCGTGCTCTCCCACCGGCTGGTCGTGCTGCTGGGTGTCGCCGCCACGGTGTGGGCAACGCCACGTCTGGCCCGCCGCTGCGGTGTCGCCGAGGTCAGCGCCCTGTGGCTCGGGCCCTGTAATCCCCTGCTCTTCATGCACCTCATCGCCGGCATCCACAACGAGGCCCCGATGCTCGGCCTGATGCTCGCCGGCACCGAATTCGCCATGCGCGGCATCGATTCCGGCCGTCCCCTCATCCCCCGGCCACTGCACTGGCCGCGGCACCGCGAGGACTGGTCGGCGTGGTGGCCACTGGCGATGCTGCTCACCGGCACGGTGCTCATCGCCATGTCGTCGCAGATCAAGCTGCCGTCCCTGCTCGCGCTGGGGTTCGTCGCGATGGCCCTCGCACGCCGGCTGGGCGGGACGGTCAAGGCCTTCTTCCAGGCCTGCGTGCCGCTGGGCACCGTCGCGCTCGCGGTCATGGCGCTCATCGGCTGGGCCAGCGGCCTGGGCTTCGGCTGGCTGTTCACCCTCGGCACCGCGAACGTGGTGCGCTCCTGGATGTCGCCGCCGACGCTGGTCGCGCTCGGCACCGGGCAGGTCGGCATCCTGCTGGGCCTGGGCGACCACACCACCGCGGTCCTCGGACTGACCCGCGGGATCGGCGTCTTCGTCATCGGCGTGCTGGTGAGCTGGCTGCTGCTGTCGGTGCTGCGGGGACGGCTCCATCCGCTCGGCGGTCTCGGCGTCGCCATGGGCGCGACGGTGCTGCTGTTCCCCGTCGTGCAGCCCTGGTACCTGCTCTGGGCGATCATCCCGCTGGCCTGCTGGGCCACCCGGCCGGGCTTCCGCGGCACCACCATCGTGGTGACGTTCGTCGTCGGCGTCTTCGGCCCGACGGCCAACGGCGACCGGTTCGCGCTCTTCCAGATCCTCGACGCGACGCTGGCCAGCACCGTCATCGTCCTGCTGCTCATCGCCCTGACCCGCAACCGCCTGCCCTGGCGCGGATTGCCGGAATCAGACAACGGTGACGCCCCTGGTAGCGGCGCTGCCAGGCCCGACGCTTACGCTGAATCCCCGTGA
- the sufD gene encoding Fe-S cluster assembly protein SufD, producing the protein MSSNLTEATEGIVANKGELFTSYDVNAFEVPGGRDELWRFTPLKRLHGLHDGSAVATGAARVEVSERDGVTVETVGRDDERLGQGGVPADRVAAQAYSSFTEATIVSVGRDVQVAEPIEITIAGPGEGKTAYGHLQLRVAELGEAVVVVDQTGSGTYADNIEFVVGDAARLTVVSIADWADDAVNVSTHHATLGKDAVLRHVAVTLGGDVVRLTSRTRYLGPGGDAEMLGLYFADDGQHFESRLLVDHAVPNCRSNVLYKGALQGDPDSKKPDAHTVWIGDVLIRAAATGTDTFEVNRNLVLTDGARADSVPNLEIETGEIVGAGHASATGRFDDEQLFYLQARGIPEDQARRLVVRGFFGEIIQKIAVPEVRDRLTAAIEHELELTEGRNNS; encoded by the coding sequence GTGAGTTCGAATCTGACTGAGGCGACGGAAGGCATCGTCGCCAACAAGGGTGAGCTGTTCACGTCCTACGACGTCAACGCTTTCGAGGTGCCGGGCGGCCGTGACGAGCTGTGGCGGTTCACGCCGCTGAAGCGTCTGCACGGTCTGCACGACGGCTCCGCGGTCGCCACCGGCGCCGCGCGCGTCGAGGTGTCGGAGCGCGACGGCGTCACCGTCGAGACTGTCGGCCGCGACGACGAGCGCCTGGGCCAGGGCGGCGTGCCCGCGGACCGCGTTGCCGCGCAGGCGTATTCGTCGTTCACCGAAGCGACCATCGTGTCGGTCGGTCGCGACGTCCAGGTCGCCGAGCCCATCGAGATCACCATCGCCGGACCGGGTGAGGGCAAGACCGCGTACGGCCACCTGCAGCTGCGGGTCGCCGAACTCGGCGAGGCCGTCGTGGTCGTCGACCAGACCGGCAGCGGAACCTACGCCGACAACATCGAATTCGTCGTCGGTGACGCGGCCCGCCTGACCGTCGTGTCGATCGCCGACTGGGCCGACGACGCGGTGAACGTCAGCACCCACCACGCGACGCTGGGCAAGGACGCCGTGCTGCGGCACGTCGCCGTCACCCTCGGCGGCGATGTCGTGCGGCTGACTTCGCGCACCCGCTACCTGGGCCCCGGCGGCGACGCCGAGATGCTCGGCCTGTACTTCGCCGACGACGGCCAGCACTTCGAGTCGCGCCTGCTGGTCGACCACGCGGTGCCCAACTGCCGCTCCAACGTGCTGTACAAGGGTGCGCTGCAAGGGGATCCGGACTCGAAGAAGCCCGATGCCCACACCGTGTGGATCGGCGACGTGCTGATCCGCGCCGCGGCCACCGGCACCGACACCTTCGAGGTGAACCGCAACCTGGTGCTCACCGACGGCGCCCGCGCCGACTCGGTGCCCAACCTCGAGATCGAGACCGGCGAGATCGTCGGCGCCGGACACGCCAGTGCCACCGGACGTTTCGACGACGAGCAGCTGTTCTACCTGCAGGCCCGCGGCATCCCCGAGGACCAGGCCCGCCGCCTGGTGGTCCGTGGCTTCTTCGGCGAGATCATCCAGAAGATCGCCGTGCCGGAAGTCCGCGACCGCCTCACCGCCGCCATCGAACACGAACTTGAACTGACTGAAGGACGCAACAACTCATGA
- a CDS encoding cysteine desulfurase, whose amino-acid sequence MTASSVDLDLTRIRADFPILSRVMRGGNQLAYLDSGATSQKPLQVLDAERAFLTTSNGAVHRGAHQLMEESTDAYEQGRADIAAFVGADDDELVFTKNATEALNLVSYAVGDSRFDRVVGPGDVIVTTELEHHANLIPWQELARRTGAELKWFGVTDSGDQAGRIDLDSLQLDDRVKVVAFTHHSNITGAIAPVAELVSRAKAVGALTVLDACQSVPHQPIDFHALDVDFAAFSGHKMLGPTGIGVLYGRRDLLNALPPFLTGGSMIETVTMEQATYAPAPQRFEAGTPMTSQVVGLAAAARYLDAIGMAAVEAHEAELVAATLDGLTQIPQVRIIGPTTTEHRGSPVSFVLDGVHAHDVGQILDDEGIAVRVGHHCAAPLHRRFGIAATARASFAVYNTLDEVDRLVAGVKRAVEFFA is encoded by the coding sequence ATGACCGCGTCGTCGGTTGACCTTGACCTGACGCGGATCAGGGCGGACTTCCCGATTCTCAGCCGCGTCATGCGTGGCGGGAATCAGTTGGCGTACCTGGATTCCGGGGCCACGTCGCAGAAGCCGCTGCAGGTGCTCGACGCCGAGCGGGCGTTCCTGACCACCTCCAACGGCGCGGTGCACCGTGGTGCGCACCAGCTGATGGAGGAGTCGACCGACGCCTACGAGCAGGGCCGTGCGGACATCGCGGCGTTCGTCGGTGCCGACGACGACGAGCTGGTCTTCACCAAGAACGCCACCGAGGCACTGAACCTGGTGTCGTATGCGGTGGGGGACAGCCGGTTCGACCGCGTGGTCGGCCCGGGCGACGTCATCGTCACCACGGAGCTGGAGCATCACGCCAACCTGATCCCGTGGCAGGAGCTGGCCCGCCGGACCGGCGCCGAACTGAAGTGGTTCGGAGTGACCGACTCAGGCGATCAGGCCGGCCGCATCGACCTGGATTCGCTGCAGCTCGATGACCGGGTGAAAGTGGTTGCCTTCACCCATCATTCGAACATCACGGGCGCCATCGCGCCGGTCGCGGAACTGGTGTCGCGAGCCAAGGCTGTCGGTGCGCTGACCGTGCTGGACGCGTGCCAGTCGGTGCCGCACCAGCCCATCGACTTCCACGCCCTCGACGTCGACTTCGCGGCGTTCTCGGGTCACAAGATGTTGGGGCCCACCGGGATCGGTGTGCTGTACGGGCGCCGCGATCTGCTGAACGCGCTGCCGCCGTTCCTCACCGGCGGCTCCATGATCGAGACCGTCACCATGGAGCAGGCGACGTATGCGCCGGCGCCGCAGCGGTTCGAGGCCGGCACCCCGATGACGTCGCAGGTCGTCGGATTGGCCGCTGCCGCACGGTATCTCGATGCCATCGGCATGGCTGCCGTCGAGGCGCACGAAGCCGAGTTGGTGGCCGCCACGCTCGACGGGCTGACCCAGATTCCGCAGGTGCGGATCATCGGGCCGACCACCACCGAGCACCGCGGTTCCCCGGTGAGTTTTGTGCTCGACGGTGTGCACGCCCACGACGTCGGCCAGATTCTGGATGACGAGGGCATCGCGGTCCGGGTCGGGCACCACTGCGCGGCGCCGCTGCACCGGCGGTTCGGGATCGCCGCAACGGCCCGCGCGTCGTTCGCCGTCTACAACACGCTCGACGAAGTGGACCGGTTGGTCGCGGGCGTCAAACGCGCTGTGGAGTTCTTTGCATGA
- the sufC gene encoding Fe-S cluster assembly ATPase SufC — translation MTTLEIKDLHVSVTAPDGADVPILKGVNLTVKSGETHAVMGPNGSGKSTLSYAIAGHPKYTVTSGSITLDGEDVLEMSVDERARAGLFLAMQYPVEVPGVSMSNFLRTAATAVRGEAPKLRHWVKEVKTAMSELDIDPAFGERSVNEGFSGGEKKRHEILQLGLLKPKIAILDETDSGLDVDALRVVSEGVNRYAEAEHGGVLLITHYTRILRYIRPQFVHVFFDGRIVASGGPELADELEEHGYERYTAAAAEA, via the coding sequence ATGACCACTCTGGAAATCAAGGACCTGCACGTCTCGGTCACCGCACCGGACGGCGCCGATGTGCCGATCCTCAAGGGCGTCAACCTGACCGTCAAGTCGGGCGAGACCCACGCGGTCATGGGCCCCAACGGTTCTGGCAAGTCGACGCTGTCGTACGCCATCGCCGGCCACCCCAAGTACACCGTCACCTCGGGCTCCATCACCCTGGACGGCGAGGACGTGCTGGAGATGAGCGTCGACGAGCGCGCTCGCGCCGGCCTCTTCCTGGCCATGCAGTACCCCGTCGAGGTGCCCGGCGTCTCGATGTCGAACTTCCTGCGCACCGCCGCCACCGCGGTCCGCGGCGAGGCCCCCAAGCTGCGCCACTGGGTCAAAGAGGTCAAGACGGCCATGTCGGAGCTGGACATCGACCCGGCGTTCGGCGAGCGCAGCGTCAACGAAGGCTTCTCCGGTGGTGAGAAGAAGCGCCACGAAATCCTGCAGCTGGGCCTGCTGAAGCCGAAGATCGCCATCCTCGACGAGACCGACTCGGGCCTGGACGTCGACGCGCTGCGCGTCGTGTCCGAGGGCGTCAACCGGTACGCCGAGGCCGAGCACGGCGGCGTCCTGCTGATCACGCACTACACCCGCATCCTGCGCTACATCCGTCCGCAGTTCGTGCACGTCTTCTTCGACGGCCGGATCGTCGCCTCCGGTGGTCCGGAGTTGGCCGACGAGCTCGAAGAGCACGGCTACGAGCGCTACACGGCTGCCGCCGCAGAGGCCTGA
- a CDS encoding metal-sulfur cluster assembly factor — protein sequence MTEGTPEATTAAANVVDDPELLDAVEEAMRDVVDPELGINVVDLGLVYGMTLEEGDEGTVVKLDMTLTSAACPLTDVIEDQSRTALVGAGLVSDLKLNWVWNPPWGPDKITDDGREQLRALGFTV from the coding sequence ATGACCGAAGGCACACCCGAAGCCACCACCGCGGCGGCCAATGTGGTGGACGACCCCGAACTGCTCGATGCCGTCGAGGAGGCCATGCGCGACGTCGTTGATCCCGAGCTCGGCATCAACGTCGTCGATCTCGGTCTCGTCTACGGGATGACCCTCGAAGAGGGCGACGAAGGCACCGTCGTGAAGCTGGACATGACGCTGACGTCGGCGGCCTGTCCGTTGACCGACGTGATCGAGGACCAGTCCCGGACCGCCCTGGTGGGCGCGGGCCTCGTCAGCGACCTCAAGCTGAACTGGGTGTGGAACCCGCCGTGGGGTCCGGACAAGATCACCGACGACGGTCGCGAACAGCTTCGGGCGCTGGGCTTCACGGTCTAG
- a CDS encoding ABC transporter ATP-binding protein, translating into MSSGETPVLLRGVSKRYGDIQAVNNLDLEVRRAEVLALLGPNGAGKTTTVEMCEGFNKPDSGSISILGLDPTADNAKLRARIGVMLQGGGGYPAAKAGEMLNLVAAYSANPLDPQWLMDTLGLTEAARTTYRRLSGGQQQRLALACAIVGRPELVFLDEPTAGMDAHARIVVWELIEGLRRDGVTVVLTTHQLTEAEELADRIVIIDHGAAVAAGTPADLTRGGAENQLRFSAPPKLDLTLLISALPEGYRATEAGAGEYLVEGHIDPQVLATVTAWAARLNVLATDMRVEQRSLEDVFLDLTGRELRS; encoded by the coding sequence GTGAGTTCCGGTGAGACGCCCGTATTGCTGCGCGGCGTCAGCAAGCGCTACGGCGATATCCAGGCCGTGAACAACCTGGATCTGGAGGTGCGGCGCGCCGAGGTGCTGGCCCTGCTCGGACCCAACGGGGCCGGCAAGACCACCACCGTCGAGATGTGCGAAGGCTTCAACAAGCCCGACTCGGGCAGCATCTCGATCCTGGGCCTGGACCCGACGGCCGACAACGCCAAGCTGCGCGCCCGCATCGGCGTGATGCTGCAGGGCGGCGGCGGCTACCCCGCTGCCAAGGCCGGCGAGATGCTGAACCTCGTCGCGGCGTATTCGGCGAATCCGCTCGACCCGCAGTGGCTGATGGACACCCTCGGTCTGACCGAAGCCGCGCGCACCACCTACCGCCGGCTGTCCGGCGGGCAGCAGCAGCGCCTCGCGCTGGCCTGCGCCATCGTCGGACGCCCCGAGCTGGTGTTCCTCGATGAGCCCACCGCGGGCATGGACGCCCACGCCCGAATCGTGGTGTGGGAGTTGATCGAAGGCCTGCGCCGCGACGGTGTCACCGTCGTGCTGACCACGCATCAGCTCACCGAGGCCGAGGAACTGGCCGACCGCATCGTGATCATCGACCACGGCGCGGCAGTGGCCGCGGGCACGCCCGCCGACCTGACGCGAGGTGGCGCCGAGAACCAGTTGCGCTTCTCGGCCCCGCCCAAACTGGACCTGACCCTGCTGATCTCGGCGCTGCCGGAGGGCTACCGCGCCACCGAAGCCGGCGCCGGCGAGTACCTGGTGGAAGGCCACATCGACCCGCAGGTGCTGGCCACCGTGACCGCGTGGGCCGCCCGCCTGAACGTGCTGGCCACCGACATGCGCGTCGAACAGCGCAGCCTCGAGGACGTGTTCCTCGACTTGACCGGACGGGAGCTGCGGTCGTGA
- a CDS encoding COX15/CtaA family protein — protein sequence MLDKLPIPSLRVQRLIAFLVILTQGGIAVTGAIVRVTASGLGCPTWPQCFPGSFVPVPHAEVPVVHQAVEFTNRMFTFGVVLTAALAVLAVIRAGRRREVQVYAWLMPASTVVQAVIGGITVRTGLLWWTVAVHLLVSMVMVWLAVLLYVKIGEPDSGTEELVVPQPLRRFTALTAVTLSAVLVTGTLVTGAGPHAGDKSALQPVKRLQVEITDLAHLHSSLLVAYLSFVIGLGFALLAVHAPKPVLLRLAVLAGLVLAQGAVGAVQFYTGVPAVLVAIHVAGAGACTAATAALWASMRVRTSA from the coding sequence GTGCTCGACAAGCTGCCCATCCCCTCGCTTCGGGTCCAGCGGCTCATCGCGTTCCTGGTCATCCTGACCCAGGGCGGCATCGCCGTCACCGGGGCCATCGTCCGCGTCACCGCATCTGGACTGGGCTGCCCGACGTGGCCGCAGTGCTTCCCCGGCAGCTTCGTGCCGGTGCCACACGCCGAAGTGCCCGTCGTGCATCAGGCCGTCGAATTCACCAACCGCATGTTCACGTTCGGCGTCGTGCTGACGGCCGCCCTGGCGGTGCTCGCCGTCATCCGCGCCGGCCGCCGCCGCGAGGTCCAGGTCTACGCCTGGCTGATGCCGGCGTCGACCGTCGTGCAGGCGGTCATCGGCGGCATCACCGTCCGCACCGGACTGCTGTGGTGGACCGTCGCCGTCCACCTGCTGGTGTCGATGGTGATGGTCTGGCTGGCGGTCCTGCTCTACGTCAAGATCGGCGAACCCGACTCGGGCACCGAGGAACTCGTCGTGCCGCAGCCACTGCGCCGGTTCACCGCACTGACCGCCGTGACCCTGTCCGCGGTGCTGGTCACCGGGACCTTGGTGACCGGCGCCGGACCGCACGCCGGCGACAAGAGCGCCCTGCAGCCCGTCAAGCGCCTGCAGGTCGAGATCACCGATCTGGCGCACCTGCACTCGTCGCTGCTGGTGGCCTACCTCAGCTTCGTGATCGGGCTCGGCTTCGCGCTGCTCGCGGTGCACGCCCCCAAGCCGGTGCTGCTGCGGCTGGCGGTGCTGGCCGGGCTGGTGCTCGCGCAGGGCGCCGTCGGCGCGGTCCAGTTCTACACCGGCGTGCCCGCGGTTCTGGTCGCCATCCACGTGGCGGGCGCAGGCGCCTGCACCGCGGCCACCGCAGCGCTATGGGCGTCGATGCGAGTGCGGACGTCCGCGTAG
- a CDS encoding ABC transporter permease produces the protein MSTETNRFAPGTFTPDPRPAGIPAMLAAQYGLELKLLLRNGEQLLLTMFIPITLLVGLTLLPLGSLGDHRPGTFTPPIMALAVISTAFTGQAIAVAFDRRYGALKRLGATALPVWGIIAGKSLAVITTVFLQSILLGGIGIALGWRPSPLSLLLGALVIALGTASFAALGLLLGGTLKAEIVLALANLLWFVLAALGALTIEHRVVPEALRWVARLTPSGALTEALTQAMMLSVDWFGIAVLAAWGVLAGLAAMRWFRFS, from the coding sequence ATGAGTACCGAGACCAATCGGTTCGCCCCGGGAACGTTCACCCCGGACCCGCGACCGGCGGGCATCCCCGCGATGCTGGCGGCGCAGTACGGCCTCGAGCTCAAACTGCTGCTGCGCAACGGCGAGCAACTGCTGCTGACGATGTTCATCCCGATCACGCTGCTGGTCGGGCTCACACTGCTGCCACTGGGCTCGCTCGGTGATCACCGGCCGGGGACGTTCACCCCGCCGATCATGGCGCTGGCGGTCATCTCGACGGCCTTCACCGGACAGGCCATCGCCGTCGCGTTCGATCGGCGCTACGGCGCGCTCAAGCGCCTCGGCGCCACCGCGCTGCCGGTATGGGGCATCATCGCCGGCAAGTCGCTGGCGGTGATCACGACGGTATTCCTGCAGTCAATCCTGTTGGGCGGCATCGGCATTGCGCTGGGTTGGCGGCCGAGCCCGCTGAGCCTGCTGCTCGGCGCCCTCGTCATCGCGCTCGGCACCGCGTCGTTCGCGGCGCTGGGCCTGCTGCTCGGCGGGACGCTGAAGGCAGAGATCGTGCTGGCCCTGGCGAACCTGCTGTGGTTCGTCCTGGCCGCCCTCGGCGCCCTGACCATAGAGCACCGCGTCGTGCCCGAGGCGCTGCGCTGGGTGGCCCGGCTGACGCCGTCGGGTGCACTCACCGAGGCCCTCACACAGGCGATGATGCTGTCGGTGGACTGGTTCGGCATCGCCGTGCTGGCCGCGTGGGGCGTGCTCGCCGGGCTCGCCGCGATGCGCTGGTTCCGGTTCAGCTGA
- the sufB gene encoding Fe-S cluster assembly protein SufB, which yields MTTTPEQLTQEETIASLGTYGYGWADSDAAGAAATRGLNEAVVRDISSKKNEPEWMLDFRLKALRIFDKKPMPRWGSDLEGIDFDNIKYFVRSTEKQATSWEELPEDIKNTYDRLGIPEAEKQRLVAGVAAQYESEVVYHQIREDLEAQGVIFLDTDSGLREHPELFKQYFGTVIPSGDNKFSALNSAVWSGGSFIYVPKGVHVDIPLQAYFRINTENMGQFERTLIIADEGSYVHYVEGCTAPIYKSDSLHSAVVEIVVKPGARVRYTTIQNWSNNVYNLVTKRARAEAGATMEWIDGNIGSKVTMKYPAVWMTGEHAKGEVLSVAFAGEGQHQDTGAKMVHLAPNTSSNIVSKSVARGGGRSSYRGLIQVNKGAHGSKSSVKCDALLVDNISRSDTYPYVDIREDDVTMGHEATVSKVSEDQMFYLMSRGLTEDEAMAMVVRGFVEPIAKELPMEYALELNRLIELQMEGAVG from the coding sequence ATGACGACCACCCCGGAACAGTTGACCCAGGAGGAGACCATTGCCTCCCTGGGCACGTACGGCTACGGCTGGGCAGACAGTGATGCTGCCGGCGCCGCCGCGACCCGTGGGTTGAACGAGGCTGTCGTCCGCGACATCTCGTCGAAGAAGAACGAGCCGGAGTGGATGCTCGACTTCCGGCTCAAGGCGCTGCGCATCTTCGACAAGAAGCCGATGCCGCGTTGGGGCAGTGACCTCGAGGGCATCGACTTCGACAACATCAAGTACTTCGTGCGGTCCACCGAGAAGCAGGCCACGTCCTGGGAGGAACTGCCCGAGGACATCAAGAACACCTACGACCGCCTGGGCATCCCGGAGGCCGAGAAGCAGCGCCTGGTCGCCGGTGTCGCCGCGCAGTACGAGTCCGAGGTCGTGTACCACCAGATCCGTGAGGACCTCGAGGCGCAGGGCGTCATCTTCCTGGACACCGACTCGGGCCTGCGCGAGCACCCGGAGCTGTTCAAGCAGTACTTCGGCACCGTGATCCCGTCCGGTGACAACAAGTTCTCGGCGCTGAACTCCGCCGTGTGGTCGGGTGGCTCGTTCATCTACGTGCCGAAGGGCGTGCACGTCGACATCCCGCTGCAGGCGTACTTCCGGATCAACACCGAGAACATGGGCCAGTTCGAGCGGACGCTGATCATCGCCGACGAGGGCTCCTACGTGCACTACGTGGAGGGTTGTACCGCGCCGATCTACAAGTCGGACTCGCTGCACTCGGCCGTCGTCGAGATCGTGGTGAAACCCGGTGCGCGCGTTCGGTACACGACCATCCAGAACTGGTCGAACAACGTCTACAACCTGGTAACCAAGCGGGCCCGCGCCGAGGCCGGCGCGACCATGGAGTGGATCGACGGCAACATCGGTTCCAAGGTCACCATGAAGTACCCGGCGGTCTGGATGACCGGCGAGCACGCCAAGGGCGAGGTGCTCTCGGTGGCGTTCGCCGGCGAAGGCCAGCACCAGGACACCGGCGCCAAGATGGTGCACCTGGCGCCGAACACGTCGAGCAACATCGTGTCCAAGTCGGTGGCCCGTGGTGGCGGCCGCTCGTCGTACCGCGGCCTGATCCAGGTCAACAAGGGCGCGCACGGCTCCAAGTCGAGCGTGAAATGCGATGCGCTGCTTGTCGACAACATCAGCCGCTCGGACACGTACCCGTACGTCGACATCCGTGAGGACGACGTCACGATGGGTCACGAGGCCACGGTCTCGAAGGTCAGCGAGGATCAGATGTTCTATCTGATGAGCCGCGGCCTGACCGAGGACGAGGCCATGGCGATGGTGGTGCGCGGCTTCGTCGAGCCCATCGCCAAGGAACTGCCAATGGAATACGCGCTCGAGCTCAACCGGCTGATCGAGCTGCAGATGGAAGGTGCTGTCGGCTAG
- the sufU gene encoding Fe-S cluster assembly sulfur transfer protein SufU, whose product MRMEQMYQEVILDHYKHPHHRGLREPFGAQVHHVNPTCGDEVTLRVTLSDDGETIADISYDGQGCSISQASTSVLTDQVIGQSIDEALKTVGAFTEMISSRGNVEGDEDVLGDGIAFAGVAKYPARVKCALLGWTAFKAALAEASAKDTALALASASDTALASAGAIAEDKR is encoded by the coding sequence ATGAGAATGGAACAGATGTACCAGGAAGTGATCCTGGACCACTACAAGCACCCGCACCACCGCGGGCTGCGCGAGCCGTTCGGCGCGCAGGTGCACCACGTCAACCCGACCTGTGGTGACGAGGTCACGCTGCGGGTCACGCTGTCCGACGACGGCGAGACCATCGCCGACATCTCGTACGACGGCCAGGGCTGCTCGATCAGCCAGGCGTCGACGTCGGTGCTGACCGACCAGGTGATCGGTCAGAGCATCGACGAGGCGCTCAAGACCGTCGGCGCGTTCACCGAGATGATTTCCTCCCGCGGCAACGTCGAGGGGGACGAAGATGTGTTGGGTGACGGCATCGCGTTCGCCGGTGTCGCCAAGTACCCGGCGCGGGTGAAATGCGCGCTGCTGGGCTGGACCGCGTTCAAAGCCGCGCTCGCCGAGGCGAGCGCCAAAGACACGGCGCTCGCGTTGGCGAGCGCATCGGACACGGCGCTGGCATCCGCCGGCGCAATTGCGGAGGACAAGCGATGA